One genomic region from Eptesicus fuscus isolate TK198812 chromosome 18, DD_ASM_mEF_20220401, whole genome shotgun sequence encodes:
- the LRRN1 gene encoding leucine-rich repeat neuronal protein 1: MARMRPVPAASSLALGLLLASLAGSSLQSGECPQLCVCEVRPWFTPQSTYREATTVDCNDLRLTRIPGNLSSDTQVLLLQSNSIAATADELQQLCNLTELDVSQNNFSSIREVGLANLSRLTTLHLEENQIAELPDRCLQDLGSLQELYINHNQIRAISAHAFAGLRNLLRLHLNSNRLRVIDSRWFEATPNLEILMIGENPVVGILDMNFRPLANLRSLVLAGMCLTDVPGNALVGLDSLESLSFYDNRLVKVPQLALQKVPNLKFLDLNKNPIHKIQEGDFRNMLRLKELGLNNMGELVSVDRYALDNLPELTKLEATNNPKLSYVHRRAFRGVPALESLMLNNNALHAVYRATVASLPNLREIGIHSNPLRCDCVLRWVAANTTSIRFMEPLSMLCAAPPELRGQPVKDALARDAGERCLPMIAHDAFPGHLSAELGATVLLDCRALAEPEPEIYWVTPLGRKITGDTLSDRYTLSSEGTLEIPDVRTEDSGRYTCVAQNVEGADTRVVTVKVNGTLLDGTQVLKMYVKQTESHSILVSWKVTSNVMTSNLKWSSATMKVDNPHITYTARVPVDVHEYNLTHLQPSTDYEVCLTVSSVHQQTQRSCVNVTTKTAAFALDLSDRDASTALAAVMGSMFAVVSLASTAVYVAKRFKRKNYHHSLKKYMQKTSSIPLNELYPPLINLWDGDTEKDKDGAAEAKPAQVDTSRSYYMW, from the coding sequence ATGGCCAGGATGCGACCTGTTCCGGCGGCGtccagcctggcactgggttTGCTGCTGGCCTCCCTCGCCGGGTCCTCCCTGCAGAGCGGCGAGTGCCCGCAGCTGTGCGTGTGCGAGGTCCGGCCCTGGTTCACCCCGCAGTCCACCTACCGCGAGGCCACCACCGTGGACTGCAACGACCTGCGTCTCACCCGCATCCCCGGCAACCTGTCCAGCGACAcgcaggtgctgctgctgcagagcAACAGCATCGCGGCCACGGCCGACGAGCTGCAGCAGCTCTGCAACCTGACGGAGCTGGACGTGTCGCAGAACAACTTCAGCAGCATCCGcgaggtggggctggccaacctGAGCCGGCTCACCACGCTGCACCTGGAGGAGAACCAGATCGCCGAGCTGCCCGACCGCTGCCTgcaggacctgggcagcctgcaggAGCTCTACATCAACCACAACCAGATCCGCGCCATCTCGGCGCACGCCTTCGCCGGCCTGCGCAACCTCCTGCGGCTGCACCTCAACTCCAACCGGCTCAGGGTGATCGACAGCCGCTGGTTCGAGGCCACGCCCAACCTGGAGATCCTCATGATCGGCGAGAACCCCGTGGTCGGCATCCTGGACATGAACTTCCGGCCCCTCGCGAACCTGCGGAGCTTGGTGCTGGCGGGCATGTGCCTCACCGACGTGCCCGGCAACGCGCTGGTGGGCCTGGACAGCCTGGAGAGCCTGTCCTTTTACGACAACAGGCTGGTCAAggtcccccagctggccctgcagaAAGTCCCCAATTTGAAGTTCCTCGACCTCAACAAGAACCCCATCCACAAAATCCAGGAGGGGGACTTCCGGAACATGCTCCGGCTGAAGGAGCTGGGGCTCAACAACATGGGGGAGCTGGTCTCCGTGGACCGCTACGCCCTCGACAACCTGCCCGAGCTCACCAAGCTGGAGGCCACCAACAACCCCAAGCTGTCCTACGTCCACCGCCGGGCCTTCCGCGGCGTGCCCGCGCTGGAGAGCCTCATGCTCAACAACAACGCGCTGCACGCCGTGTACCGGGCCACCGTGGCGTCGCTCCCCAACCTGCGTGAGATCGGCATCCACAGCAACCCGCTGCGGTGCGACTGCGTCCTCCGCTGGGTGGCCGCCAACACGACCAGCATCCGCTTCATGGAGCCGCTGTCCATGCTCTGCGCCGCGCCGCCCGAGCTGCGGGGGCAGCCGGTGAAGGACGCGCTGGCCCGGGACGCGGGCGAGCGCTGCCTCCCCATGATAGCCCACGATGCCTTCCCCGGCCACCTGAGCGCGGAGCTCGGCGCCACGGTGCTCCTGGACTGCCGGGCCCTGGCGGAGCCGGAGCCCGAGATCTACTGGGTCACGCCCCTTGGCAGGAAGATAACCGGGGACACGCTCTCCGACAGGTACACGCTGAGTAGCGAGGGCACCTTGGAGATCCCCGACGTCCGCACGGAAGATTCCGGGAGGTACACCTGCGTGGCCCAGAACGTGGAAGGGGCCGACACGCGCGTGGTCACGGTGAAGGTCAACGGGACCCTCCTGGACGGGACCCAGGTGCTGAAGATGTACGTGAAGCAGACGGAGTCCCACTCCATCCTCGTGTCCTGGAAGGTGACCTCCAACGTCATGACGTCGAACCTCAAGTGGTCCTCGGCCACCATGAAGGTGGACAACCCGCACATCACCTACACGGCCCGGGTGCCCGTGGACGTCCACGAGTACAACCTCACGCACCTGCAGCCGTCCACCGACTACGAGGTGTGCCTCACCGTGTCCAGCGTCCACCAGCAGACGCAGCGCTCCTGTGTCAACGTCACCACCAAGACGGCCGCCTTCGCCCTGGACCTCTCCGACCGGGACGCCAGCACGGCCCTGGCCGCCGTCATGGGCTCCATGTTCGCCGTCGTCAGCCTCGCGTCCACGGCCGTGTACGTCGCCAAAAGGTTCAAGAGGAAGAACTACCACCACTCGCTGAAAAAGTACATGCAGAAGACCTCGTCGATCCCGCTCAACGAGCTGTACCCCCCGCTCATCAACCTCTGGGACGGGGACACCGAGAAGGACAAGGACGGGGCGGCGGAGGCCAAGCCCGCCCAGGTGGACACGTCCAGGAGCTATTACATGTGGTAA